A region from the Sandaracinus amylolyticus genome encodes:
- a CDS encoding helix-turn-helix domain-containing protein, with product MARSPFTPAPDIERFLGAPADLVLVRRSFAFWESRERVHGTVMWGRPTELDVDEMCGVWDAHVRSPRGSDPTLTDIRGLESIDVLAFDRLLRAFAEHRAVWIARTGPQAILHGGGFSGAVILGALQLVGQGYRIGAFDSSRAAFAWLGAPQVERDVELLRASLLEAPDIVRRVRVTLDEQPRALSARDLARELGLSVRSLQRHLAAAGTSIREERVRHVVARAERLLEGTQLDLAAIAAMLGVGSAARLVTLFRSVRDTTPGAFRRERAPRPRKP from the coding sequence ATGGCGCGTTCCCCGTTCACCCCTGCGCCGGACATCGAGCGCTTCCTCGGAGCGCCCGCCGATCTCGTGCTCGTCCGGCGCAGCTTCGCGTTCTGGGAGTCGCGCGAGCGCGTGCACGGCACCGTCATGTGGGGCCGCCCGACCGAGCTCGACGTCGACGAGATGTGCGGCGTGTGGGACGCGCACGTGCGCTCGCCGCGCGGGTCGGACCCGACGCTGACCGACATCCGCGGGCTCGAGTCGATCGACGTGCTCGCGTTCGATCGGCTCCTCCGCGCGTTCGCGGAGCACCGCGCGGTGTGGATCGCGCGCACCGGGCCGCAGGCGATCCTGCACGGCGGCGGCTTCAGCGGCGCGGTGATCCTCGGCGCGCTGCAGCTCGTGGGGCAGGGCTATCGCATCGGCGCGTTCGACTCGTCGCGCGCCGCCTTCGCGTGGCTCGGCGCGCCGCAGGTGGAGCGCGACGTCGAGCTGCTGCGCGCGTCGCTCCTCGAAGCGCCCGACATCGTGCGCCGGGTGCGCGTCACGCTCGACGAGCAGCCGCGCGCGCTCTCGGCGCGCGACCTCGCGCGCGAGCTCGGGCTCAGCGTGCGCTCGCTGCAGCGTCATCTCGCCGCGGCGGGCACCTCGATCCGCGAAGAGCGCGTCCGTCACGTCGTCGCGCGCGCCGAGCGCTTGCTCGAGGGCACGCAGCTCGACCTCGCCGCGATCGCCGCGATGCTCGGCGTGGGATCCGCCGCGCGCCTCGTGACGCTCTTCCGGAGCGTGCGCGACACGACGCC
- a CDS encoding helix-turn-helix domain-containing protein: MSVAVRARTLRPRVPTVSLAVTESGLPIRVFRCDGSKRIHHEGPHAHRFFVMVYAARGVCRVRTGGGELELRAGDLHLLFPGEPHDPVPVEGYEAWVVEFTTDALGTHDGPGYFGSAGGRPRWVGFLRGCDVSSRRVPVQCARRDVIERTIRDLARELDEGALAHREAARAHLQLLLVEVLRMVAPAQTPAALSPLVEEVLAVIDARYAESISLASVARAVGRSPAHVTHVVRQQTGLTVVEWITERRMEEARRRLRDTDEDVAIVAERIGYRSTNHFIRQFRRAHDLTPGAWRRTRSEPPGV; this comes from the coding sequence GTGAGCGTCGCAGTCCGCGCCCGCACCCTCCGTCCGCGTGTCCCGACGGTCTCGCTCGCCGTGACGGAGAGCGGGCTCCCGATCCGCGTGTTCCGCTGCGATGGCAGCAAGCGCATCCACCACGAGGGCCCGCACGCGCATCGGTTCTTCGTGATGGTCTACGCGGCGCGCGGCGTGTGCCGGGTGCGCACCGGAGGCGGTGAGCTCGAGCTGCGCGCGGGCGATCTGCACCTGCTCTTCCCGGGCGAGCCGCACGACCCGGTGCCGGTCGAGGGCTACGAGGCTTGGGTGGTCGAATTCACGACCGACGCGCTCGGCACGCACGACGGGCCGGGCTATTTCGGGAGCGCGGGCGGACGACCGCGCTGGGTCGGGTTCCTGCGCGGGTGCGACGTCTCGTCGCGTCGCGTGCCGGTGCAGTGCGCGCGTCGAGACGTGATCGAGCGGACGATCCGCGATCTCGCGCGCGAGCTCGACGAGGGCGCGCTCGCACATCGCGAGGCGGCGCGCGCGCACCTGCAGCTCTTGCTCGTCGAGGTGCTGCGCATGGTCGCGCCCGCACAGACGCCGGCCGCGCTGTCGCCGCTCGTCGAGGAAGTGCTCGCGGTGATCGACGCGCGCTACGCGGAGTCGATCTCGCTCGCGTCGGTGGCGCGCGCGGTCGGTCGATCGCCGGCGCACGTGACGCACGTGGTGCGGCAGCAGACCGGGCTCACCGTGGTCGAGTGGATCACCGAGCGCCGCATGGAAGAGGCGCGACGGCGGCTGCGCGACACCGACGAGGACGTCGCGATCGTCGCGGAGCGCATCGGGTATCGCTCGACGAACCACTTCATCCGCCAGTTCCGGCGCGCGCACGACCTCACGCCGGGCGCGTGGCGGCGCACGCGCAGCGAGCCGCCCGGCGTGTGA
- a CDS encoding TolC family protein codes for MTRAFVVIAALLVTSRAAAQQPLSQFVDAASSYEPALRAARHDEAAARSRIDEARAALLPSITALLGYQRNEVEVRTQRTSPDGSVLTATILPYDQFDAAVQLDVPLVDVAAWSALDASEADADGAHEATRAAEDRARIAVVVAWHRLVGARSVVDASDERLRVAQRAREDVGRRHDAGVAPALDVARADVEVGLAREAHTNAVLEERLAAQALFAASGLEPDATRVALDVDLAAERPLDDYRAMLDEMPALRAAREATHGASRRREVAWQRMLPVLRAFARERYTNAAGFQPESLWSVGVAAQWTFDFARPAALSTADHELAAAEARADAVRVAADSAVVEAWNRVEAGRARVEAATIALEASARAVHDARERYQVARATQLDLLIAERERFDATVAHALAVAQLAGARATLHALVGLDRR; via the coding sequence ATGACGCGCGCGTTCGTCGTGATCGCGGCGCTGCTCGTCACGTCGCGCGCGGCCGCGCAGCAGCCGCTCTCCCAGTTCGTCGACGCCGCGTCCTCGTACGAGCCCGCGCTGCGCGCCGCGCGTCACGACGAGGCTGCCGCGCGCAGCCGCATCGACGAAGCGCGCGCGGCGCTGCTCCCGTCGATCACCGCGCTCCTCGGCTACCAGCGCAACGAGGTCGAGGTGCGGACCCAGCGCACGAGCCCCGACGGCTCGGTGCTCACCGCGACGATCCTTCCGTACGATCAGTTCGACGCCGCAGTGCAGCTCGACGTGCCGCTCGTCGACGTCGCTGCGTGGTCCGCGCTCGACGCGTCGGAGGCCGACGCCGACGGCGCGCACGAAGCGACCCGCGCCGCCGAGGATCGCGCGCGCATCGCGGTGGTCGTCGCGTGGCATCGCCTGGTGGGTGCGCGCTCCGTGGTCGACGCGAGCGACGAGCGCCTGCGCGTCGCGCAGCGGGCGCGCGAGGACGTGGGCCGCCGGCACGACGCGGGCGTCGCCCCTGCGCTCGACGTCGCGCGCGCCGACGTCGAGGTCGGCCTCGCGCGCGAGGCGCACACGAACGCCGTGCTCGAGGAGCGTCTCGCGGCGCAGGCGCTCTTCGCGGCGAGCGGGCTCGAGCCGGACGCCACGCGCGTCGCGCTCGACGTCGATCTCGCGGCCGAGCGCCCGCTCGACGACTACCGCGCGATGCTCGACGAGATGCCCGCGCTGCGCGCCGCGCGCGAGGCGACGCACGGCGCGTCGCGCCGCCGCGAGGTCGCGTGGCAGCGCATGCTCCCGGTGCTGCGTGCCTTCGCGCGGGAGCGCTACACGAACGCCGCGGGGTTCCAGCCCGAGTCGCTCTGGAGCGTCGGCGTCGCCGCGCAGTGGACGTTCGACTTCGCGCGCCCTGCCGCGCTGTCCACCGCGGATCACGAGCTCGCCGCGGCCGAGGCGCGCGCGGATGCGGTGCGCGTCGCGGCCGACAGCGCGGTCGTCGAGGCGTGGAACCGCGTCGAGGCCGGTCGCGCGCGCGTCGAGGCCGCGACGATCGCGCTCGAGGCGAGCGCGCGTGCGGTGCACGACGCGCGCGAGCGCTACCAGGTCGCGCGCGCGACGCAGCTCGATCTGCTGATCGCCGAGCGCGAGCGCTTCGACGCGACGGTCGCGCACGCGCTCGCCGTCGCGCAGCTGGCCGGCGCGCGCGCCACGCTGCACGCGCTGGTGGGGCTCGATCGACGGTGA
- a CDS encoding efflux RND transporter periplasmic adaptor subunit — translation MDGELRTEAPTSPVGRVLGVLVVIVVIAGGGVLGWMPRAERAARLAAQEAERAAPPRVLIETVQAAPPELTVTLPATSDPAETIAVIARADGFVRALHADLGDHVRAGQLLAELGAPERDEEIRAASARLGEAEQRLALTRASTERTTTLSAQGVVTGQENDDAQLSLSTASAALDSQRAELRRLQALRGYQRIVAPFDGIVTARAIDRGALATANATVLFEIARPDVEVVVDVPQEHAPAMAIGLDAEILEGERVVATGRVARTASRLDPATRTMRIEIEVPTSPGLLAGMYLRARLRVPRVHAAALLPARALVMTNEGPSAWVVGTDDHAHLRRVEIMRDRGRDLEIATGVQPGDRVVLSAPDGLADRAIVTPVERGAPR, via the coding sequence ATGGACGGAGAGCTGCGGACCGAGGCCCCCACGTCGCCCGTCGGGCGCGTGCTGGGCGTGCTGGTCGTGATCGTGGTGATCGCGGGTGGCGGCGTGCTCGGGTGGATGCCGCGCGCCGAGCGAGCCGCGCGCCTCGCCGCGCAGGAGGCGGAGCGTGCTGCGCCGCCGCGCGTGCTGATCGAGACGGTGCAGGCCGCGCCGCCCGAGCTGACGGTGACGCTGCCCGCGACCAGCGATCCCGCGGAGACGATCGCGGTGATCGCGCGCGCCGACGGGTTCGTGCGCGCGCTGCACGCCGATCTCGGCGATCACGTGCGGGCGGGACAGCTGCTCGCGGAGCTCGGCGCGCCCGAGCGCGACGAGGAGATCCGCGCGGCGAGCGCGCGCCTCGGCGAGGCCGAGCAGCGCCTCGCGCTCACCCGCGCGTCGACCGAGCGCACCACGACGCTGTCGGCGCAGGGGGTCGTGACCGGACAGGAGAACGACGACGCGCAGCTCTCGCTCAGCACCGCGAGCGCCGCGCTCGACTCGCAGCGCGCCGAGCTGCGGCGCCTGCAGGCGTTGCGCGGATACCAGCGGATCGTCGCGCCGTTCGACGGCATCGTCACCGCGCGCGCGATCGATCGTGGCGCGCTCGCAACGGCGAACGCGACGGTGCTCTTCGAGATCGCGCGGCCCGACGTGGAGGTGGTCGTCGACGTCCCGCAGGAGCACGCGCCCGCGATGGCGATCGGGCTCGACGCCGAGATCCTCGAGGGCGAGCGGGTGGTCGCGACGGGGCGCGTCGCGCGCACGGCGTCGCGCCTCGATCCCGCGACGCGCACGATGCGCATCGAGATCGAGGTCCCGACCTCGCCGGGGCTGCTCGCGGGCATGTACCTCCGCGCGCGCCTGCGCGTGCCGCGCGTGCACGCGGCCGCGCTCCTGCCTGCGCGCGCCCTCGTCATGACGAACGAGGGGCCTTCGGCGTGGGTCGTCGGGACCGACGATCACGCGCACCTGCGGCGCGTCGAGATCATGCGCGACCGCGGCCGCGATCTCGAGATCGCGACCGGCGTGCAGCCCGGCGATCGCGTCGTGCTCTCCGCGCCCGATGGGCTCGCCGACCGAGCGATCGTCACGCCGGTCGAGCGCGGAGCGCCGCGATGA
- a CDS encoding efflux RND transporter permease subunit: MIARRRTTIAGPFPRPRSCAAMWIVRLALRRPHTFAVLALLIVVAGVETIRRTPTDIFPSVDLPVVSVVWVYAGLPVPEMQQQITRSAEYAIAGNVADIRTIESQTLDGASVIKIYFHEGTDVAASTAQVTAIMQTIVRLMPPGTQPPIIVRYDASSVPVLQLGFSSDTLSEAEIFDFVNRTARQQLGSIRGSRYPVPAGGAPRQVVVDLDPDALRARGVSPAEVTQAVGLQNLTLPTGTAKMGELEVRVSLNSSATSIDALNDVPVARRDGRTIFVRDVAFVHDGYATQTNVARREGSRAIVLSVLKNGDASTTDIVAQVRDMIPRLRAVAPEGLEIDVVSDQSGFVTEAVHGLVVEGAIAASLTALLILVFLGSWRSTIIIATSIPLSVLVAALAMRAMGHTINVMTLGGLALAIGILVDDATVEIENVHRHRAMGKPLTRAILDGAQEIATPAFVASLSIAIVFVSLVFLEGPPRFLFLPLGLAVGLSVMASYFLSRTVVPTMMRAMLRHEAPHGHGHGPLARVNGVVERAFERMRARYGRALAALLARPALTIGGFAIVVAGAFALVPHLGRDFFPTVDQGRIRLHVRAPAGTRIEETERIFASVESIVREIIPAHDRERILDVIGLPAPYTMAITDTTSTSTSEGEILIDLAHDRARSTDEYRRAIRAEVQRRMPDVTVYFEAADIMTQILSFGIPAPIDVQVASLNRDQALAAARAIRAELSDVPGLVDVRLQQVLDAPRLHLEVDRARAMEVGLTQRDVASSVLLAVGTSGVTNPNYWTDPRSGNAFPVVVRIPERLTSSADDLSTLGLATAAGPQLVGDLAEISRRTAPVVATQVDVQPTFNVRASVQDADLASVTERIDAILARHRAELPPSVTIALRGQPASMESAFHGLGLGLLCAALIVYALMVVNFGSWVDPAIVLVAVLGSGVGIVAALWVTQTTLNVPSMMGAITSIGIATSNATLLVTFANESRAGAATSVDAALEAGRTRLRPIVMTALAMFLGMLPMSLGLGEGSEMNATLARAALGGLAGSTLTTLLIVPVVYSVVRRRPPVHEHDPDLDGPELALRTES; the protein is encoded by the coding sequence GTGATCGCGCGTCGGCGCACGACCATCGCGGGCCCCTTTCCGCGCCCTAGAAGCTGCGCCGCGATGTGGATCGTTCGACTCGCCCTCCGTCGCCCACACACGTTCGCGGTGCTGGCGCTGCTGATCGTCGTCGCCGGCGTCGAGACGATCCGGCGCACGCCGACCGACATCTTCCCGAGCGTCGACCTGCCGGTCGTGAGCGTCGTGTGGGTCTACGCGGGCCTGCCCGTGCCCGAGATGCAGCAGCAGATCACGCGCTCCGCGGAGTACGCGATCGCCGGCAACGTCGCGGACATCCGCACGATCGAGAGCCAGACGCTCGACGGCGCGTCGGTCATCAAGATCTACTTCCACGAGGGCACCGACGTCGCCGCGTCGACCGCGCAGGTCACCGCGATCATGCAGACGATCGTGCGGCTCATGCCGCCGGGCACGCAGCCGCCGATCATCGTGCGCTACGACGCGTCGAGCGTGCCGGTGCTCCAGCTCGGCTTCTCGAGCGACACGCTCTCCGAGGCAGAGATCTTCGACTTCGTGAACCGCACCGCGCGCCAGCAGCTCGGCTCGATCCGCGGCTCGCGCTACCCGGTGCCCGCGGGCGGCGCGCCGAGGCAGGTCGTCGTCGATCTCGATCCCGATGCGCTGCGCGCGCGCGGCGTCTCGCCCGCCGAGGTCACGCAGGCGGTCGGCCTGCAGAACCTCACGCTGCCGACCGGCACCGCGAAGATGGGCGAGCTCGAGGTGCGCGTGAGCCTCAACAGCAGCGCGACGTCGATCGACGCGCTCAACGACGTGCCGGTCGCGCGCCGTGACGGGCGCACCATCTTCGTGCGCGACGTCGCGTTCGTGCACGACGGCTACGCGACGCAGACCAACGTCGCGCGCCGCGAGGGCAGCCGCGCGATCGTGCTCTCGGTCCTGAAGAACGGCGACGCGTCGACCACCGACATCGTCGCGCAGGTGCGCGACATGATCCCGCGGCTGCGCGCGGTCGCGCCCGAGGGGCTCGAGATCGACGTCGTCTCGGATCAGTCGGGCTTCGTCACCGAGGCGGTGCACGGGCTCGTCGTCGAGGGCGCGATCGCGGCGTCGCTCACCGCGCTGCTCATCCTCGTCTTCCTCGGGAGCTGGCGCAGCACGATCATCATCGCGACGTCGATCCCGCTCTCGGTGCTCGTCGCCGCGCTCGCGATGCGCGCGATGGGCCACACGATCAACGTGATGACGCTCGGCGGGCTCGCGCTCGCCATCGGCATCCTCGTCGACGACGCGACGGTCGAGATCGAGAACGTCCACCGCCACCGCGCGATGGGCAAGCCGCTCACCCGCGCGATCCTCGACGGCGCGCAGGAGATCGCGACGCCCGCGTTCGTCGCGTCGCTCTCGATCGCGATCGTGTTCGTGTCGCTGGTGTTCCTCGAGGGGCCGCCGCGCTTCTTGTTCCTCCCGCTCGGGCTCGCGGTCGGGCTCTCGGTGATGGCGTCGTACTTCCTCTCGCGCACCGTCGTGCCGACGATGATGCGCGCGATGCTGCGCCACGAGGCGCCGCACGGGCACGGCCACGGTCCGCTCGCGCGCGTCAACGGGGTCGTCGAGCGTGCGTTCGAGCGCATGCGCGCGCGGTACGGGCGCGCCCTCGCGGCGCTGCTCGCGCGTCCCGCGCTCACCATCGGCGGGTTCGCGATCGTCGTCGCGGGCGCGTTCGCGCTGGTGCCGCACCTCGGGCGCGACTTCTTCCCCACCGTCGATCAGGGCCGCATCCGGCTGCACGTCCGCGCGCCCGCGGGCACGCGCATCGAGGAGACCGAGCGCATCTTCGCGTCGGTCGAGTCGATCGTGCGCGAGATCATCCCGGCGCACGATCGCGAGCGGATCCTCGACGTCATCGGGCTGCCCGCGCCGTACACGATGGCGATCACCGACACGACGAGCACCAGCACGTCGGAGGGCGAGATCCTGATCGACCTCGCGCACGATCGCGCGCGCTCCACCGACGAGTACCGGCGCGCGATCCGCGCCGAGGTCCAGCGCCGCATGCCCGACGTGACCGTCTACTTCGAGGCAGCCGACATCATGACGCAGATCCTGAGCTTCGGGATCCCGGCGCCGATCGACGTGCAGGTCGCGAGCCTCAACCGCGACCAGGCGCTCGCCGCGGCGCGCGCGATCCGCGCCGAGCTGAGCGACGTGCCGGGGCTCGTCGACGTGCGCCTCCAGCAGGTGCTCGACGCACCGCGCCTGCACCTCGAGGTCGATCGTGCGCGCGCGATGGAGGTCGGGCTCACCCAGCGCGACGTCGCGTCGAGCGTGCTGCTCGCGGTCGGCACGAGCGGCGTGACGAACCCGAACTACTGGACCGATCCGCGCAGCGGCAACGCGTTCCCGGTGGTGGTGCGCATCCCCGAGCGGCTCACGTCGTCCGCGGACGATCTCTCGACGCTCGGCCTCGCGACCGCGGCGGGCCCGCAGCTCGTCGGTGATCTCGCCGAGATCTCGCGGCGCACCGCGCCGGTCGTCGCGACCCAGGTCGACGTGCAGCCGACGTTCAACGTGCGCGCGAGCGTGCAAGACGCCGATCTCGCGAGCGTCACCGAGCGCATCGACGCGATCCTCGCGCGCCATCGCGCCGAGCTCCCGCCGAGCGTGACGATCGCGCTGCGCGGTCAGCCCGCGAGCATGGAGTCGGCGTTCCACGGGCTCGGCCTCGGGCTGCTCTGCGCGGCGCTGATCGTCTACGCGCTGATGGTCGTGAACTTCGGATCGTGGGTCGATCCCGCGATCGTGCTCGTCGCGGTGCTCGGCTCGGGCGTCGGCATCGTCGCGGCGCTGTGGGTCACGCAGACGACGCTCAACGTGCCGTCGATGATGGGCGCGATCACGAGCATCGGGATCGCGACGTCGAACGCGACGCTGCTCGTGACGTTCGCGAACGAGTCGCGCGCCGGCGCCGCGACCTCGGTCGACGCCGCGCTCGAAGCAGGGCGCACGCGCCTGCGCCCCATCGTGATGACCGCGCTCGCGATGTTCCTCGGCATGCTCCCGATGTCGCTGGGGCTCGGCGAGGGCAGCGAGATGAACGCGACGCTCGCGCGCGCCGCGCTCGGCGGGCTCGCGGGCTCGACCCTCACGACGTTGCTGATCGTGCCGGTCGTCTACTCGGTCGTGCGACGCCGCCCGCCGGTGCACGAGCACGACCCCGATCTCGACGGACCCGAACTCGCGCTACGCACGGAGAGCTGA